A genomic stretch from Schistosoma haematobium chromosome 4, whole genome shotgun sequence includes:
- the LIMA1_5 gene encoding LIM domain and actin-binding protein 1, variant 3 (EggNog:ENOG410WJ3I~COG:Z), translating to MDNQQIISVGKKQLKSDDDNYEQNAEKAFVNNNNNNGGGGGGDIGYQPSQTADNNLISSRNVEIKQVVIGYPDRMSIVMEENDDDYVDGNDEDYASEASINQEECHKYNEILVDELSSDQQDMSKDSSQVQITEFVDSLNEVILQLMHPLFAL from the coding sequence ATGGATAACCAACAAATAATATCTGTAGGAAAAAAGCAATTAAAATCAGATGATGATAATTATGAACAAAATGCAGAGAAAGcgtttgttaataataataataataatggtggtggtggtggtggtgatatCGGATATCAGCCATCACAAACGGCTGATAATAATCTAATATCAAGCCGTAATGTGGAAATAAAACAAGTTGTCATTGGGTATCCTGATCGTATGTCCATTGTAATGGAAgagaatgatgatgattatgttGATGGTAATGATGAAGATTATGCATCGGAAGCTTCAATTAATCAAGAAGAGTGTCATAAATACAACGAAATACTGGTGGATGAATTGTCATCCGACCAACAAGATATGTCTAAAGATTCGTCTCAAGTGCAAATAACCGAATTCGTTGATAGTCTCAATGAAGTAATTCTTCAATTGATGCATCCTTTATTTGCTTTGTAG